Genomic window (Rosa chinensis cultivar Old Blush chromosome 6, RchiOBHm-V2, whole genome shotgun sequence):
AATTCAGCTGGCATTCTGCTCCTCTTCACGGAATCAAGGTTCAATTTTTATATCCTTATGCTTATTGGTTATGTATCAAAATGGTGCTAATTGCTTAGTTTCCAGTactgggttttgaattttgatcaagAATTGATATTCGAAGATGTCCTAAATTGATCTTAGATTCATCATCACTTTCTTTAGAATCCTGTACCTTATCGATGGCTGCTTTGTTTGCACCCTTTGATTCAGAAGATTCAGGATTGACTGCTGCTGTTGGTGCCTTTGAATTAGATGTATCGGCGATAGTTGGAGGCTACTCTTAGGAACTTCCTAcagaccaacaatgaaaatagaACTGTGTGTTAGCAATAGAATATCTAAATCAGTATATATTAGGTTCTATTCATCCTGCAATTGGCATTGACTAGAAAAAACAGAGCAGTAATTGCAATAAAGATGTAATGAACTAAATGAAGTATGAAGATTGGTAAAGGGTATGAATTATGAAGGGTATGATTACATAAggtaaattttttaattaatttaatatataaCCTTAATTTTAACAAGAGTTTTGTTCTACTGTATTTGCATTTCCTGTACTCATAAGTTtatatttacttcaattttgttTGTTAGACCTTTTAAAACCAAATGCAGTAATTGGTCAGACTTGGTATACGTTTGCCATTTCTGTTAGTGCACTTATTTCCCCTGATGATCAAAGGAaggagaaaattttcagattgattGAATTAATTGATACAGCAGCATTAAGATTGTTTTGAGCAGATAGTTTTTGTAAAAAAGTTGAATGAAGTAAAATATTGGATTCAAGTCATTTCACTTTATGAGTTTATCAGTGTTTAACATAAGAAGTTGCTATAGTTTTGATGTTCTGTGATTTCATAGAAACGTTGACTGCTACTCTTTTTGTCACATAGTTGAGGTTTAAATTGTATTTAAGATACTACGTCCACATTTCAGATATCCCAAGTGTTATGTACATGTCTAGGATTGAATTTAAATAGCAAGAGTTTGATATATCTCAGGAGTTACATAGCTCGGAGGTTGGGCAATATGTATATGAAGCTTGGGTCATGTGTAGTCAACGTTAGGTAGTTCAGAATCAGAGGTTGGAAAATTCAATTGCTTCTAATTAATAGATAAAATGCTTTAGAAGCGAAGACTGATCAATAGCATTAAGTTATGTTCTTGAATATAGTTATAGAAAATTTAGAATTCAAACTATTCATCTGAAtcaatgttatgaaatttggaatttgaaatttgaagtgtTTATTTGAATAAATGTTATCAAATTAGGTGCATGTTATCAAATTTGAAATACTGATTTCAGTTAATAATTTTAGTAAAATTTGTCTGTTTGTTCACAGTTTCAACATAGTTGACATTATTTAAATTTTGCTTGCAGTGTCTCAGTTGGCAATTACGAAGGAAAACCAACGTTTACAAATTGTACAAACATCAAATACTATGCACAATCTTGAATGTGAAAATGCCAGCACGTTGGTGAATATATAATTGAACTTCGTTGTTTTCTTTGGTGCTTTTTTGTTTCTGATTGGTTCAAGACATCTGCTATTATTTCAATTTGTTGTGAAAACTAGAGAAACCAGGTCAGGAaagtgtttatttatttatttattttttaaataggTCAGGAAAGTTATGTGCAAGGAGTTGGAGAGatattttatttaatatatgaTTTGTGTCCCTGATAATTGATTGTGGGAAATAGTATAATCTTGGGTCAATTGGATTCTAATTTGTAGTCTTCGCTTGAATTTCTTAAGATTAGCTTGAAAATTGGTTATTGAAATTGATGTATGAAATTCctaattgtttttttcttttcaagtaaATTTAAATCTTGAAGAGCCTAATGTTAAAAAAGCCATAGATGGACAAGGAGATATGAAGCTCATTTATGGGACAAGGGGTCTTGGAATCCAGCACAAAGGAAGAAGGGAAGACAGGCAAGTACTTGGTTACTAGCTAGACTGCTCAAAACCACTTAATTGTCAGATAAACATATATTGAATCATATAACACAAAATGTATATGCAGGGGCTAATGATAAAGAAGAATCCACAGCAAAAGCATATGAGTTGGCAGCACTCAAGTAGTGGGGAACATCAACTTTTACAAATTTTCCAGTGTCTGATTATGAGAATGAAATTGATCTGTTGAACACTAACAAAAAGAAGAGTACTTGCCTCTCTAAGAAGCTATTTATTCATCTTCAAATTAATAAGCTGTTGAGCAGCCTACCTTAGCTGTTGTAAAAATTTCAAGAGATGAATGCTAGCTTTCTCTATTCTTACTTGATCTTAGTACTGCCATGTTCATTTATTTGATCTATCTATCTACTAATTATTTGACAGCTTTTTGTTCGAACCtgttaaatatcaaattcaTACTTAAATCGCTCTCCATAAATGAGTGGATGCAAAATGACACTTCTTTAATATTTCATTTGTGTTTGATTAAGTATTTACTAGCAATATAAAGCTCTCTTTGTACCCTTTCAAATTCTGAGGCAGTTgtaatttcattggaattggaAACGAAAACCCATTTTaaatgtttgaaaaaaaaataaaaaggtcaTCACAAGGACCCAGTGGTGgaacaagaagaggaagaagaagctgcATATATATAGAGGAAAAATGGTAGCGCAATGGGCCTTCACTCACCCGCAGCATAGCGCGGGCTCTATAACTAATATATATTATGGCTCAGAGAGACTGGGTGAACTTGCTTTTAAATCAGATaagtttttttttgaaataaatcatATAAGTTTTAGTTGCCCACAAATTTCTGCTTATaaattataatatatattttgtatgtATACATATAAAAAGAAGGAATAGAGTAGCACGATTTGATATGACTCTTGAGGCGGTGAATGGTGACTGGTGACTGGTGAGGTCCATTCATCATGATTGTGTTTCCATCTTATTTTAACACTGTGATCGAGTAAGGGTGATGCTTCTTAGACTGACCCTTTCGTCCTTTACCGCCCACTCCTTTCGTCCATTACCGCCCACTGGTCCATCATAAATCAAGATATTCTGCTTTATCCAAAGgcaaatatattatatatgaacTGGCTTGGCTCTTCAATATTCATCTCAAGGTCAGATTGATCAAGGTAGAAGCGAAGCAAAGAAAATGGAGAAGCTTGTTCCAAACTGGTACAGTGCTGCTCAACCCTTGCCTGAGACATACATATTCCCACCTGATGCAAGACCAGGGAAGTTTAGCGTTGCTCCTTCAATATCCAACGACATTCCAGTGATTGATCTAGGATCACAGAGTCATGATCGAGCTCTTGTGATCCAGCAAATACTTGAGGCTAGCCAAGAATTCGGTTTCTTTCAGGTCAATTTAATTGTctgacttttctttcttttcttgttcgCCAAGATTTCTAGCTTTTCTTGCTAGCTGCAACTTTCATTTGCTTGCTcctacatcatcatcatcatgattATCATCTAATTCTGTATGTTATTAAAAATTATTGTGTAGGTAATCAACCATGGCATACCAGAAGCTTTAATGAATGACACAATGGATGTGTTCAAGGAGTTCTTTGAGTTGCCTCTAGAGGAAAAGAGGGCAAGCATCTACTCTGATGACCCCAACAAAGTCTGCAAGCTCGTACATAGCAGTGTTAATTATGACTGGGAGGAAGTTCATCTTTGGCGCGATTTCCTCCGACACCCTTGTGAACCTTTAGAAAAATTCATGCCAATTTGGCCTCGGAAACCGATTAAATATCGGTAAGGGCCTGCTACATCACATACATGTCAAATTATTGAGTAACTAGATATTCAATCTGTAATTTCAGCAATCTTTATCTATGGTATTTCAGAGAGCATGTTAGCAAATGTTTCACTCAAGTGAAGAAAGTGGCTTTGGACATTTTGGAGTTGATCGGTGAAGGACTTGGGATAGGATCAGAGTATTTCAATGATGAACTTAGCAAAGAGACTGACATCTTTGTTAATCACTATCCACCTTGTCCTGACCCAAGTTTGACACTTGGAATAACTAAACACTCTGACCCACAGCTGATCACAATTTTACTTCAAGGGGATGTCAGTGGCCTTCAAGTTCTCAAGGATGGGGAATGGATTGGAGTGGAACCTATTTCAAATGGACTGGTGGTTAACATAGGCTATCAATTACGGGTATGTATACATCACCAGTTTCTATGCTCAAAATCATAAACATCAATCACTCTTCTTCTGTCACTAAACTTTTGGTCTTCTCGTGATGCAGATCATTAGTAATGGAAAGCTCAAGTGTGCTGAACATCGAGTGGTGACGAATTCAAGTACTGTTCGGACGACGATTGGATTTTTCATTACACCCTCCCCTGACTGCTATATAGAACCTGCAGCAGCTCTTATTCATGCAAGCAATCCCCGACTCTATAAAGGCTTCCGATATGAAGAGTTTCGTGCCAACTACTTTAGGAAGCAGGGGAAAACCGAAGTTGTGCTTGAACCCTTCAAAATCGAATCTTAGCActgttgatgatgatggtgtTATTGCTTTATGTTCAAGagtcttgtgcattgaataAATGTCTTGCTGCTTAATTGATGTGGAGGCAAAGACAGAACAACTAGTTGAAATTTATTCGTAATAATACTCAGGGACGTCTCAATGGTAacctgtgttttttttttttttggtgtattCTTGCTATTTTACGAAC
Coding sequences:
- the LOC112172405 gene encoding hyoscyamine 6-dioxygenase, with translation MEKLVPNWYSAAQPLPETYIFPPDARPGKFSVAPSISNDIPVIDLGSQSHDRALVIQQILEASQEFGFFQVINHGIPEALMNDTMDVFKEFFELPLEEKRASIYSDDPNKVCKLVHSSVNYDWEEVHLWRDFLRHPCEPLEKFMPIWPRKPIKYREHVSKCFTQVKKVALDILELIGEGLGIGSEYFNDELSKETDIFVNHYPPCPDPSLTLGITKHSDPQLITILLQGDVSGLQVLKDGEWIGVEPISNGLVVNIGYQLRIISNGKLKCAEHRVVTNSSTVRTTIGFFITPSPDCYIEPAAALIHASNPRLYKGFRYEEFRANYFRKQGKTEVVLEPFKIES